One segment of Alnus glutinosa chromosome 2, dhAlnGlut1.1, whole genome shotgun sequence DNA contains the following:
- the LOC133861226 gene encoding 5'-adenylylsulfate reductase 1, chloroplastic-like codes for MSLAVPASLSLGSTASSNFVPNGAIYNIGGYWVRPAHMEPKSSEPHVPLAPTFYAPVVVEKVDECDEDDYGKLTKDLGKLSPPLEIITKAHEKLGDNIALAFSGPEDVTSMESWLTGCLVSVFIDAVEVALLRNALKGVRPMEGSSDGFFGCPPLIMMIMRKAKLYPSSCTELGLLSSSNMLLLPQSCAW; via the exons ATGTCTTTGGCTGTTCCTGCGTCTCTCAGTCTTGGTTCCACTGCCTCTTCAAACTTTGTGCCAAAtg GCGCTATCTATAATATTGGAGGATATTGGGTGAGACCCGCACATATGGAGCCAAAGAGTAGCGAGCCACACGTTCCTCTAGCACCAACATTTTATGCTCCTG TGGTGGTTGAGAAGGTTGATGAATGTGATGAAGATGATTATGGAAAGCTAACTAAGGATCTTGGAAAATTAAGTCCTCCGCTGGAGATTATAACAAAAGCCCACGAAAAGCTCGGTGACAATATTGCTCTAGCTTTCAG TGGACCCGAAGATGTTACTTCGATGGAGTCATGGTTAACTGGCTGCCTTGTTTCGGTGTTCATTGATGCTGTTGAGGTGGCGCTTCTTCGGAATGCTCTTAAGGGCGTGAGGCCTATGGAAGGATCATCAGATGGCTTTTTTGGATGCCCTCCATTGATTATGATGATCATGAGAAAAGCCAAATTATACCCATCTTCTTGTACGGAACTGGGATTACTGAGCAGCAGCAATATGCTTTTGCTGCCGCAATCATGTGCTTGGTAG